The following are encoded together in the Amphiura filiformis unplaced genomic scaffold, Afil_fr2py scaffold_71, whole genome shotgun sequence genome:
- the LOC140144670 gene encoding uncharacterized protein, with translation MAASYITSAEEELSCPLCVELFVDANTPKQLDCPHVYCQKCLIKMVKGGLCVISCPECRAVTRVPPKTPVSEGGVAALRTSIRLRNLAENHLKHTEQHRVGDASSKETVQTICYVPTCPVHDDEKLHFYCITCKVLVCQACGFLDHDKSTHEIKGVKTIYAEKLQHMKNRMKTANDEAKKNEHSVQKIQQLQKQVAESTAGTEQEIDQAVAKMIENGKALKMQLSELSQKHLLEYQKQKEELDRENQDFRKVIAEAGRVMESATPYEYVTKHDQLEETFDQIQLVGKRKKEVDHVTQAATSYKFISEQVGGLGKLVPVRKMNRTQAIRQGAKHIGGGNGKLPVCQEDRVHIYHKQATDEYHHELDLNVKDACDVAVTGNGMYMVATPTSVEVFGARGQHERTFYETKGRDGVRCRANQRANQGRKTVTDIVIDKVSSIAVLSDGRVIVGNEDTKTLAELMHDGTKQKTIELGFVPFSLTAMKGSQVALCGEMYKVCVLDVDSGREVLSVDIPLVRCVCYDKMSDCLMIGSEMVRNGKIQQYCVSPWKLITTVDTGSDIPVAMTFADTNDLAVGFKIKKSVSAVDYIKIYKCRENAILITGEANKATESN, from the coding sequence ATGGCGGCATCATATATCACAAGTGCTGAAGAGGAATTATCATGTCCGCTATGTGTGGAGTTGTTTGTGGATGCAAATACACCCAAACAGTTGGACTGTCCTCATGTGTATTGTCAAAAATGTCTGATAAAAATGGTAAAAGGAGGTTTATGTGTAATTTCATGTCCAGAATGCCGTGCGGTAACAAGAGTTCCTCCCAAAACGCCAGTTAGTGAAGGTGGTGTAGCAGCCTTGAGAACTAGTATTCGATTGCGCAACTTGGCAGAAAATCATCTCAAACATACAGAACAGCATAGGGTAGGCGACGCCTCATCAAAAGAAACAGTACAGACAATATGTTATGTACCAACATGTCCGGTACATGATGATGAAAAACTACATTTCTACTGTATCACATGTAAAGTGTTGGTGTGTCAGGCATGTGGGTTCTTAGATCATGACAAATCTACTCATGAAATTAAAGGAGTGAAAACTATCTATGCAGAAAAACTTCAACATATGAAGAACAGAATGAAAACTGCAAACGATGAAGCAAAGAAAAATGAACATTCAGTTCAAAAAATTCAACAACTTCAGAAGCAAGTTGCAGAATCCACGGCTGGAACTGAACAAGAAATTGATCAAGCAGTTGCTAAAATGATTGAGAATGGGAAGGCCCTTAAAATGCAGCTAAGTGAACTGAGTCAAAAGCATCTACTCGAATACCAAAAGCAGAAGGAGGAACTGGACAGGGAGAATCAAGATTTCAGGAAAGTGATAGCTGAAGCAGGCAGAGTTATGGAAAGTGCAACACCTTATGAGTATGTGACCAAGCATGATCAACTTGAAGAAACATTTGACCAGATACAACTGGTTGGAAAGCGCAAAAAGGAGGTAGATCATGTAACTCAAGCTGCAACCTCATATAAGTTTATTTCGGAGCAAGTTGGTGGGTTGGGAAAACTTGTACCTGTGAGGAAAATGAATCGCACTCAAGCCATACGGCAAGGTGCTAAACATATTGGTGGCGGCAATGGTAAGTTACCTGTATGTCAGGAGGACAGGGTACATATCTATCACAAACAGGCAACAGATGAATATCACCATGAATTAGACTTGAATGTGAAAGATGCATGTGATGTAGCAGTGACTGGTAATGGAATGTACATGGTTGCCACACCCACATCTGTTGAAGTGTTTGGTGCTAGAGGGCAGCATGAGAGAACCTTCTATGAAACAAAGGGCAGGGACGGTGTCAGATGCAGGGCCAATCAACGAGCCAACCAGGGCAGGAAGACTGTCACAGATATTGTCATAGATAAAGTGTCATCTATTGCTGTGCTATCTGATGGTAGAGTAATAGTGGGAAATGAAGATACAAAGACTCTTGCTGAACTTATGCATGATGGAACAAAACAGAAAACAATTGAGCTAGGTTTTGTACCATTTAGCCTCACTGCTATGAAAGGCTCACAGGTTGCATTGTGTGGTGAGATGTATAAAGTGTGTGTGTTGGATGTGGATTCAGGAAGAGAAGTCCTTAGTGTTGATATTCCACTTGTAAGATGCGTGTGTTATGATAAAATGTCCGATTGCTTGATGATTGGCAGCGAAATGGTCAGGAATGGCAAGATACAGCAATACTGTGTGAGTCCTTGGAAATTGATCACAACAGTTGACACTGGTAGTGATATTCCAGTAGCTATGACCTTTGCAGATACAAATGACCTGGCTGTAGGATTCAAAATCAAAAAAAGTGTTTCCGCTGTAGATTACATTAAAATCTACAAGTGCAGGGAGAATGCAATTTTAATTACTGGTGAAGCCAATAAGGCAACAGaatcaaattag